A single genomic interval of Nocardioides palaemonis harbors:
- a CDS encoding thiamine-binding protein, protein MIVAFSLSPMSSDPTGSVTEAVAAAVRVVRESGLPHETNAMFTNIEGEWDEVMAVVKRAVDVVAEVSPRVGLVLKADIRPGYDGQLTAKVERIEQALRD, encoded by the coding sequence ATGATCGTGGCCTTCTCGCTCTCGCCCATGTCCAGCGACCCGACCGGGTCGGTGACCGAGGCGGTGGCCGCCGCGGTCCGCGTGGTCCGCGAGTCGGGCCTGCCCCACGAGACCAACGCGATGTTCACCAACATCGAGGGGGAGTGGGACGAGGTGATGGCCGTGGTGAAGAGGGCCGTCGACGTCGTCGCCGAGGTGTCCCCGCGGGTCGGCCTCGTGCTCAAGGCCGACATCCGCCCGGGCTACGACGGCCAGCTCACCGCCAAGGTGGAGCGGATCGAGCAGGCGCTGCGGGACTGA
- the acnA gene encoding aconitate hydratase AcnA, with the protein MASQDSFGAKGTLDVDGQSYEIYRLSAVEGEGLDVESLPFSLKVLLENLLRTEDGADITADHIKAIAGWDASAAPDQEIQFTPARVIMQDFTGVPCVVDLATMREAMAELGGDATKINPLAPAEMVIDHSVIADVFGSPAAFEKNVEIEYERNRERYQFLRWGQGAFDDFKVVPPGTGIVHQVNIEHLARVVMVRDGVAYPDTCVGTDSHTTMVNGIGVVGWGVGGIEAEAAMLGQPVSMLIPRVVGFKLSGELPEGSTATDLVLTITEMLREHGVVGKFVEFYGEGVSALPLANRATIGNMSPEFGSTIAVFPIDEQTVDYLRLTGRSEEQLALVEAYAKEQGLWHDPSAEPRYSEQLELDVSTVVPSLAGPKRPQDRVEVSKAQESFEKALADYTEDKDAKASVTLDGQTFEIGHGAVTIAAITSCTNTSNPSVMIGAALLAKNAVDKGLTRKPWVKTTLAPGSKVVSDYYERAGLTPYLDKLGFNLVGYGCTTCIGNSGPLIPEVSAAVNEADLAVTSVLSGNRNFEGRINPDIKMNYLASPPLVVAYALAGSMDLDLFNDALGQDQDGNDVFLKDIWPSPAEVEETIARAINSDMFGESYKDVFAGDERWQSLPTPEGNTFEWDEDSTYVRRAPYFDGMPTEPEPVTDIVGARVLLKLGDSVTTDHISPAGAIKKDSPAGRYLAEHGVEQRDFNSYGSRRGNHEVMIRGTFANIRLRNQIAPGTEGGVTKDFTKDGEVTSVFEASQSYQAAGTPLVVLAGKEYGSGSSRDWAAKGTALLGVKAVIAESYERIHRSNLIGMGVIPLQFPAGKTAEDLGLTGAEVISISGITELNDGTTPKTVTVKVEPAPGSDMAHGETSEFEAVVRIDTPGEANYYRNGGIMQYVLRNLLRG; encoded by the coding sequence ATGGCCAGTCAGGACAGCTTCGGTGCCAAGGGCACCCTGGACGTGGACGGACAGTCCTACGAGATCTACCGCCTCAGCGCGGTCGAGGGAGAGGGCCTCGACGTCGAGAGCCTGCCCTTCTCGCTGAAGGTGCTGCTGGAGAACCTGCTCCGCACCGAGGACGGCGCCGACATCACCGCCGACCACATCAAGGCGATCGCCGGCTGGGACGCGTCCGCCGCGCCCGACCAGGAGATCCAGTTCACGCCCGCCCGCGTGATCATGCAGGACTTCACCGGCGTGCCGTGCGTCGTCGACCTCGCCACCATGCGCGAGGCGATGGCCGAGCTCGGCGGCGACGCCACGAAGATCAACCCGCTCGCCCCCGCCGAGATGGTCATCGACCACTCGGTCATCGCCGACGTGTTCGGCTCGCCGGCCGCGTTCGAGAAGAACGTCGAGATCGAGTACGAGCGCAACCGCGAGCGCTACCAGTTCCTCCGCTGGGGCCAGGGCGCCTTCGACGACTTCAAGGTCGTCCCCCCGGGCACCGGCATCGTCCACCAGGTCAACATCGAGCACCTCGCCCGCGTGGTCATGGTGCGCGACGGCGTGGCCTACCCCGACACCTGCGTCGGCACCGACTCCCACACCACGATGGTCAACGGCATCGGCGTGGTCGGCTGGGGCGTCGGCGGCATCGAGGCCGAGGCCGCGATGCTCGGCCAGCCGGTCTCCATGCTGATCCCGCGCGTGGTCGGCTTCAAGCTCTCCGGCGAGCTGCCCGAGGGCTCCACCGCCACCGACCTGGTGCTCACCATCACCGAGATGCTCCGCGAGCACGGCGTGGTCGGGAAGTTCGTCGAGTTCTACGGCGAGGGCGTCTCGGCGCTGCCGCTGGCCAACCGCGCCACGATCGGCAACATGAGCCCGGAGTTCGGCTCGACCATCGCGGTCTTCCCGATCGACGAGCAGACCGTCGACTACCTCCGCCTCACCGGCCGCTCCGAGGAGCAGCTCGCGCTCGTCGAGGCGTACGCCAAGGAGCAGGGCCTCTGGCACGACCCGAGCGCCGAGCCGCGCTACAGCGAGCAGCTCGAGCTCGACGTGTCGACCGTCGTCCCGTCGCTCGCCGGCCCGAAGCGTCCCCAGGACCGCGTCGAGGTCAGCAAGGCGCAGGAGAGCTTCGAGAAGGCGCTCGCCGACTACACCGAGGACAAGGACGCCAAGGCGAGCGTCACCCTCGACGGCCAGACCTTCGAGATCGGCCACGGCGCGGTCACCATCGCCGCGATCACGTCCTGCACCAACACCTCCAACCCGAGCGTGATGATCGGCGCGGCGCTGCTCGCCAAGAACGCCGTCGACAAGGGCCTGACGCGCAAGCCGTGGGTCAAGACCACCCTCGCGCCCGGCTCGAAGGTCGTCTCGGACTACTACGAGCGCGCCGGCCTCACGCCGTACCTCGACAAGCTCGGCTTCAACCTCGTCGGCTACGGCTGCACCACCTGCATCGGCAACTCCGGCCCGCTCATCCCCGAGGTCAGCGCCGCCGTCAACGAGGCCGACCTCGCGGTTACCTCGGTGCTGTCGGGCAACCGCAACTTCGAGGGCCGGATCAACCCGGACATCAAGATGAACTACCTGGCGTCCCCGCCGCTGGTGGTGGCCTACGCGCTGGCCGGGTCGATGGACCTCGACCTGTTCAACGACGCGCTCGGCCAGGACCAGGACGGCAACGACGTCTTCCTCAAGGACATCTGGCCGAGCCCGGCCGAGGTCGAGGAGACGATCGCCCGCGCGATCAACTCCGACATGTTCGGCGAGTCCTACAAGGACGTCTTCGCCGGCGACGAGCGCTGGCAGTCGCTCCCCACCCCGGAGGGCAACACCTTCGAGTGGGACGAGGACAGCACCTACGTCCGCCGCGCGCCGTACTTCGACGGCATGCCCACCGAGCCGGAGCCGGTCACCGACATCGTCGGCGCCCGCGTCCTGCTCAAGCTCGGCGACTCGGTCACCACCGACCACATCAGCCCGGCCGGTGCGATCAAGAAGGACAGCCCCGCCGGCCGCTACCTCGCCGAGCACGGCGTGGAGCAGCGCGACTTCAACTCCTACGGCTCGCGCCGCGGCAACCACGAGGTCATGATCCGCGGCACGTTCGCCAACATCCGCCTGCGCAACCAGATCGCGCCGGGCACCGAGGGCGGCGTGACCAAGGACTTCACCAAGGACGGCGAGGTCACCAGCGTCTTCGAGGCCTCCCAGAGCTACCAGGCCGCCGGCACGCCGCTGGTCGTCCTGGCCGGCAAGGAGTACGGCTCCGGCTCCTCGCGCGACTGGGCCGCCAAGGGCACCGCGCTGCTCGGCGTCAAGGCCGTCATCGCCGAGTCCTACGAGCGCATCCACCGCTCCAACCTGATCGGCATGGGCGTCATCCCGCTGCAGTTCCCGGCCGGCAAGACCGCCGAGGACCTGGGGCTCACCGGGGCGGAGGTCATCTCGATCTCCGGCATCACCGAGCTCAACGACGGCACCACCCCGAAGACCGTGACGGTCAAGGTGGAGCCGGCTCCCGGCTCCGACATGGCGCACGGCGAGACCAGCGAGTTCGAGGCCGTCGTCCGGATCGACACCCCCGGCGAGGCGAACTACTACCGCAACGGCGGCATCATGCAGTACGTCCTGCGCAACCTGCTGCGCGGCTGA
- a CDS encoding SigE family RNA polymerase sigma factor has product MATPEGFAEFVVARQAALLRTAYLLTGHAQDAEDLVQATLVKAVPHWRRIRDDPEAYVRRTMVHENVTRWRRRRWREQAADVLPEPLADAPDQDDLLAVRAALATLAPRQRAVLVLRYYEGLSEAEIAATLGIRPGTVKSQTRDALARLRQALPVDDGAAEGAGSLTR; this is encoded by the coding sequence GTGGCCACGCCTGAGGGGTTCGCCGAGTTCGTGGTGGCCCGCCAGGCGGCGCTGCTGCGCACGGCGTACCTGCTCACCGGTCACGCGCAGGACGCCGAGGACCTCGTGCAGGCGACCCTGGTGAAGGCGGTGCCGCACTGGCGCCGGATCCGCGACGACCCCGAGGCATACGTCCGCCGCACGATGGTCCACGAGAACGTCACGCGGTGGCGGCGGCGCCGCTGGCGCGAGCAGGCCGCCGACGTGCTCCCCGAGCCGCTCGCCGACGCCCCCGACCAGGACGACCTGCTCGCGGTGCGTGCCGCCCTCGCGACGCTCGCGCCGCGCCAGCGCGCCGTGCTGGTGCTGCGCTACTACGAGGGCCTGAGCGAGGCCGAGATCGCCGCGACCCTCGGGATCCGGCCCGGGACCGTGAAGTCCCAGACCCGCGACGCGCTGGCGCGGCTGCGGCAGGCGCTGCCGGTCGACGACGGGGCCGCGGAGGGCGCCGGTAGCCTGACCCGGTGA
- a CDS encoding potassium channel family protein — protein sequence MHVVIMGCGRVGSTLARSLEDRNHTVSIIDSEPDAFRRLGPEFNGDKITGYGFDQQVLEKAGIRRADAFAAVSSGDNSNIIAARVARETFGLQQVVARIYDPGRAEVYQRLGITTVATVKWTADQVLRRLLPAGAEPDFRDPSGTIRVDHVPVPEAWIGSRTVEFQMQSRSRIAWIDRLGEGMLPTRESVLQEGDMLHLVIREEQAAHAYAVLEAGPEAD from the coding sequence GTGCACGTCGTGATCATGGGTTGTGGCCGCGTCGGTTCGACGCTCGCCCGCAGCCTCGAGGACCGCAACCACACCGTGTCGATCATCGACAGCGAGCCGGACGCCTTCCGCCGCCTCGGCCCGGAGTTCAACGGCGACAAGATCACCGGCTACGGCTTCGACCAGCAGGTGCTGGAGAAGGCCGGCATCCGGCGCGCCGACGCGTTCGCCGCGGTGTCCAGCGGTGACAACTCCAACATCATCGCCGCCCGGGTCGCGCGGGAGACCTTCGGCCTCCAGCAGGTCGTCGCCCGCATCTACGACCCGGGGCGCGCCGAGGTCTACCAGCGCCTCGGCATCACGACCGTCGCCACGGTGAAGTGGACCGCCGACCAGGTGCTGCGCCGCCTGCTGCCGGCGGGCGCCGAGCCCGACTTCCGCGACCCGTCCGGCACCATCCGCGTCGACCACGTCCCGGTGCCGGAGGCCTGGATCGGCAGCCGCACCGTCGAGTTCCAGATGCAGTCGCGCAGCCGGATCGCGTGGATCGACCGCCTCGGCGAGGGCATGCTCCCGACCCGCGAGAGCGTGCTGCAGGAGGGCGACATGCTCCACCTCGTGATCCGCGAGGAACAGGCCGCCCACGCCTACGCCGTGCTCGAGGCCGGCCCCGAAGCCGACTGA
- a CDS encoding potassium channel family protein — protein MRVAIAGAGAVGRSIARELIENGHQVLLIDKNPSSIRPERVPNAEWLLADSCELSSLAEAQLGTCEVVIAATGDDKANLVTSLLAKTEFGVPRTVGRVNHPNNEWLFTEAWGVDVNVSTPRIMSALVEEAVSVGDLVRLFTFRQGNANLVELTLAADSPYVGTPSGLVPFPDNCALVTILRDGQVYTPDAEQPLEAGDELLFVVPAEVEGELEQLLSPGRGVG, from the coding sequence ATGCGCGTCGCCATCGCCGGAGCCGGGGCCGTGGGCCGCTCGATCGCCCGTGAGCTGATCGAGAACGGCCACCAGGTCCTGCTCATCGACAAGAACCCCTCCTCCATCCGCCCCGAGCGGGTGCCCAACGCGGAGTGGCTGCTCGCCGACTCCTGCGAGCTGTCCTCGCTGGCCGAGGCCCAGCTCGGGACGTGCGAGGTGGTGATCGCCGCCACCGGCGACGACAAGGCCAACCTGGTGACGTCGCTGCTGGCCAAGACCGAGTTCGGCGTCCCGCGGACCGTCGGCCGGGTCAACCACCCCAACAACGAGTGGCTCTTCACCGAGGCCTGGGGCGTCGACGTCAACGTCTCGACGCCGCGCATCATGTCGGCGCTGGTCGAGGAGGCCGTCTCGGTCGGTGACCTGGTGCGGTTGTTCACCTTCCGCCAGGGCAACGCCAACCTCGTCGAGCTCACGCTCGCCGCGGACTCGCCCTACGTCGGCACGCCCAGCGGGCTCGTGCCGTTCCCCGACAACTGCGCGCTGGTCACGATCCTGCGCGACGGGCAGGTCTACACCCCGGACGCCGAGCAGCCGCTCGAGGCCGGCGACGAGCTGCTGTTCGTCGTCCCCGCCGAGGTCGAGGGCGAGCTCGAGCAGCTGCTGTCACCCGGTCGCGGCGTCGGCTGA
- a CDS encoding DUF3105 domain-containing protein, whose product MIEDDEPGQPEPAAPSHLPLVLSSALAIVVLGGALVAPLVDRAIRGDEAARRALDLTLVRTYDIEDRAHTAGDVAYPQDPPAGGPHAPIWLDCGVYDEPVREENAVHDLEHGSVWITHDPSLPTADLERLADALPDNGIMSPREDLPSPVVVTVWGAQLELDGADDRRLALFLEEYGDGHTAPEFGVSCQGGTPDPQGALPGEGTNA is encoded by the coding sequence GTGATCGAGGACGACGAGCCCGGGCAGCCCGAGCCTGCCGCGCCGAGCCACCTCCCGCTGGTGCTCTCGTCCGCCCTCGCGATCGTGGTGCTCGGTGGCGCGCTGGTCGCGCCGCTGGTGGACCGCGCGATCCGCGGCGACGAGGCGGCACGCAGGGCCCTCGACCTCACCCTGGTCCGGACCTACGACATCGAGGACCGGGCACACACCGCGGGCGACGTGGCGTACCCGCAGGACCCGCCGGCCGGTGGTCCGCACGCCCCGATCTGGCTCGACTGCGGCGTCTACGACGAGCCCGTGCGCGAGGAGAACGCGGTGCACGACCTCGAGCACGGGTCGGTGTGGATCACCCACGACCCGTCGCTGCCCACCGCCGACCTCGAGCGCCTCGCCGACGCGCTGCCGGACAACGGCATCATGTCGCCGCGCGAGGACCTCCCGTCACCGGTCGTCGTGACCGTCTGGGGCGCCCAGCTCGAGCTCGATGGGGCTGACGACCGTCGCCTGGCGCTCTTCCTCGAGGAGTACGGCGACGGGCACACCGCGCCCGAGTTCGGCGTGAGCTGCCAGGGCGGCACGCCCGACCCGCAGGGCGCGCTGCCCGGCGAGGGCACGAACGCCTGA
- a CDS encoding alpha/beta fold hydrolase: protein MPEVTAHSGLLSSTKVHVEDSGGSGRPVVLIHGWPLSGESWSEQVGPLTAAGHRVVAYDRRGFGRSDKPSKGYDYDTLADDLEGVLSELDLSDVTLVGFSMGGGEVARYVARHGEDRIHSVVFAGAVPPYLMQTDDNPDGPLTADAAQQMEDGLKADRTAFFDGFTRDFFTANGELKVTEEQRQQAIALAHQSDQTAALGCMEAFGTTDFRDDLTKITVPTLVIHGDSDGIVPLEGSGQRTHEAVAGSELVVVGGAPHGFNVSHADEFNRALVDFLAR, encoded by the coding sequence GTGCCCGAAGTCACCGCACACTCCGGTCTCCTCAGCTCCACGAAGGTCCACGTCGAGGACTCGGGTGGCTCCGGCCGGCCCGTCGTGCTGATCCACGGCTGGCCCCTCTCCGGCGAGTCGTGGAGCGAGCAGGTCGGCCCGCTGACCGCGGCCGGCCACCGCGTCGTCGCCTACGACCGTCGCGGCTTCGGCCGCAGCGACAAGCCGTCGAAGGGATACGACTACGACACCCTCGCCGACGACCTCGAGGGCGTCCTGTCCGAGCTCGACCTCTCCGACGTCACGCTGGTCGGCTTCTCGATGGGCGGTGGCGAGGTCGCGCGCTACGTCGCTCGGCACGGCGAGGACCGGATCCACTCGGTCGTCTTCGCCGGTGCGGTCCCGCCGTACCTGATGCAGACCGACGACAACCCGGACGGCCCGCTCACCGCGGACGCGGCCCAGCAGATGGAGGACGGCCTGAAGGCCGACCGCACCGCGTTCTTCGACGGGTTCACCCGCGACTTCTTCACCGCGAACGGCGAGCTGAAGGTCACTGAGGAGCAGCGCCAGCAGGCCATCGCGCTGGCCCACCAGAGCGACCAGACGGCCGCCCTCGGCTGCATGGAGGCGTTCGGCACCACCGACTTCCGCGACGACCTCACCAAGATCACGGTCCCGACGCTCGTCATCCACGGCGACTCGGACGGCATCGTGCCGCTCGAGGGCTCCGGACAGCGGACCCACGAGGCGGTGGCGGGCTCCGAGCTCGTCGTCGTCGGGGGCGCCCCGCACGGCTTCAACGTCAGCCACGCCGACGAGTTCAACCGTGCCCTGGTCGACTTCCTCGCGCGCTGA
- a CDS encoding class I SAM-dependent RNA methyltransferase has protein sequence MSRNARPRKARGRSRVGERFEVEVGPVAHGGHCVARLPEPDARVVFVRHALPGERVVVQVTEGTDGDRFWRGDAVTVLEPSADRVDSPCPVAGPGLCGGCDFQHVALPAQRDLKTAVVREQLVRLGRLDAGSDLVSGLHVEAVPVPGRPDEGLRWRTRQRYAALPDGTPAMRAHRSHALVPVDDCLIAAEGARPQPLVEEGAQRQPLVEEGAQPQSLVEEGAQRPSRDPVTHDVTAAGATHAFTVAADGFWQVHPEAPRVLVETVMDLLDPHPGERALDLYAGVGLFARFLGAATGARIVAVEADRDACRHAKANLAGLERAHVECGPVDRVLRHGHDEPFDLVVLDPPREGAKRAVVEQVVDRRPRAVAYVACDPAALGRDVAIFAEHGYELTAVRALDLFPMTHHVECVALLERR, from the coding sequence GTGAGCCGGAACGCGCGGCCCCGCAAGGCCCGTGGCCGGTCCCGGGTCGGCGAGCGGTTCGAGGTCGAGGTCGGCCCGGTCGCCCACGGCGGCCACTGCGTCGCCCGGCTCCCGGAGCCGGACGCCCGCGTGGTCTTCGTGCGGCACGCGCTGCCCGGCGAGCGGGTCGTCGTGCAGGTCACCGAGGGCACCGACGGCGACCGCTTCTGGCGCGGTGACGCCGTCACCGTCCTCGAGCCGTCCGCCGACCGCGTCGACTCGCCGTGCCCGGTCGCCGGCCCCGGCCTCTGCGGCGGCTGCGACTTCCAGCACGTCGCGCTGCCCGCCCAGCGCGACCTCAAGACCGCCGTGGTGCGCGAGCAGCTGGTGCGGCTCGGCCGCCTCGACGCCGGCTCCGACCTCGTGTCGGGCCTGCACGTCGAGGCCGTCCCGGTCCCGGGACGTCCCGACGAAGGCCTGCGGTGGCGCACCCGCCAGCGCTACGCCGCCCTCCCGGACGGCACGCCGGCGATGCGCGCCCACCGCTCGCACGCCCTGGTCCCCGTCGACGACTGCCTGATCGCCGCCGAGGGCGCCCGGCCCCAACCGTTGGTCGAGGAGGGCGCGCAGCGCCAACCGTTGGTCGAGGAGGGAGCGCAGCCCCAATCGCTGGTCGAGGAGGGCGCGCAGCGCCCGTCACGAGACCCCGTCACCCACGACGTCACAGCCGCTGGCGCCACCCACGCCTTCACCGTCGCGGCTGACGGCTTCTGGCAGGTCCACCCCGAGGCACCGCGTGTCCTGGTGGAGACGGTGATGGACCTGCTGGACCCGCATCCGGGGGAGCGGGCGCTCGACCTCTACGCCGGCGTCGGCCTGTTCGCCCGCTTCCTCGGCGCGGCCACCGGTGCCCGGATCGTCGCGGTCGAGGCCGACCGCGACGCCTGCCGGCACGCGAAGGCCAACCTGGCCGGGCTGGAGCGCGCCCACGTCGAGTGCGGCCCGGTCGACCGGGTCCTGCGCCACGGCCACGACGAGCCGTTCGACCTCGTCGTGCTCGACCCGCCGCGCGAGGGCGCGAAGCGGGCCGTCGTGGAGCAGGTGGTCGACCGCCGCCCTCGCGCCGTGGCGTACGTCGCCTGCGACCCCGCCGCGCTCGGCCGCGACGTCGCGATCTTCGCCGAGCACGGCTACGAGCTCACCGCGGTCCGCGCCCTCGACCTGTTCCCGATGACCCACCACGTGGAGTGCGTCGCGCTCCTGGAGCGCCGCTAG
- a CDS encoding APC family permease yields MSVGDVSKRILLGRKLRSSQLGETLLPKRIALPVFASDALSSVAYAPDEVFIMLAVAGASTYVWSWKIGIAVALVMLTVVASYRQTVHAYPSGGGDYEVATVNLGRNAGVTVASALLVDYVLTVAVSISSAAQYAAGAINGLIGHEATIAVIAVLLLTAMNLRGVRESGAFFAVPTYLFMVAILGMCGYGLLRLLVGDLPQAESAGLQIEPQEGWEGPLNQVALLFLLARAFSSGCAALTGVEAISNGVPAFRKPKSRNAATTLLLLGMIAISMMMSVIVLAKQMAIRYVDPHELERLRTASGGPVPDSYDQHPVIAQIAAGVFDHFTPGFYFVLTVTGIILVLAANTAFNGFPVLGSILAQDGLAPRSLGSRGDRLAYSNGIVFLAAMSILLIWIFDAETTKLIQLYIVGVFVSFNLSQLGMIRHWTRHLRTEQDPAVRRRMMRSRAINTFGLGMTAVVLVIVLLTKFLAGAWITILAMGFFFLLMKAIGRHYARVELELAADEQDKVMPTRVHAIVLASKLHKPTLRALAFARATRPNVLEAIYVSIDAKATNRLLEEWDDRHLDIPLKVLHSPYREVVRPIVEYTQEIRRASPRGVVAVYIPEYVVGRWWEQLLHNQTALRLKGRLLFTPGVMVISVPYQLRSSQVAREREARDEVRVHAGDLRRGRVLSRGDSPRRNDDL; encoded by the coding sequence GTGAGTGTCGGTGACGTGTCCAAGCGGATCCTGCTGGGCCGCAAGCTGCGCAGCAGCCAGCTGGGGGAGACCCTGCTGCCCAAGCGCATCGCGCTGCCCGTGTTCGCCAGTGACGCGCTGTCCTCGGTGGCGTACGCCCCGGACGAGGTCTTCATCATGCTCGCCGTGGCCGGCGCGTCGACCTACGTGTGGTCGTGGAAGATCGGCATCGCGGTCGCGCTGGTGATGCTCACGGTCGTCGCCAGCTATCGCCAGACCGTGCACGCCTACCCCTCCGGCGGCGGCGACTACGAGGTGGCCACGGTCAACCTCGGCCGCAACGCCGGCGTGACCGTCGCGAGCGCACTGCTCGTCGACTACGTCCTCACCGTCGCGGTGTCGATCTCGTCGGCCGCGCAGTACGCCGCAGGTGCGATCAACGGGCTGATCGGCCACGAGGCGACGATCGCGGTGATCGCCGTGCTGCTGCTGACGGCGATGAACCTGCGCGGTGTGCGCGAGTCGGGGGCGTTCTTCGCGGTCCCCACCTACCTCTTCATGGTCGCGATCCTCGGCATGTGCGGCTACGGCCTGCTGCGCCTGCTCGTCGGCGACCTCCCGCAGGCCGAGAGCGCCGGGCTGCAGATCGAGCCGCAGGAGGGCTGGGAGGGCCCGCTCAACCAGGTCGCCCTGCTGTTCCTGCTCGCCCGCGCCTTCTCGTCGGGCTGTGCCGCGCTCACCGGTGTCGAGGCGATCAGCAACGGCGTGCCCGCCTTCCGCAAGCCGAAGAGCCGCAACGCCGCCACCACGCTGCTCCTGCTCGGCATGATCGCGATCTCGATGATGATGAGCGTCATCGTGCTGGCCAAGCAGATGGCCATCCGGTACGTCGACCCGCACGAGCTCGAGCGGCTGCGCACCGCCTCGGGCGGTCCCGTCCCCGACTCCTACGACCAGCACCCGGTCATCGCGCAGATCGCGGCCGGCGTCTTCGACCACTTCACGCCGGGCTTCTACTTCGTCCTCACCGTGACCGGCATCATCCTGGTGCTGGCGGCCAACACCGCGTTCAACGGCTTCCCGGTGCTCGGCTCGATCCTCGCCCAGGACGGGCTCGCCCCGCGCTCGCTGGGCTCGCGCGGCGACCGGCTGGCCTACAGCAACGGCATCGTCTTCCTCGCCGCCATGTCGATCCTGCTGATCTGGATCTTCGACGCCGAGACGACCAAGCTGATCCAGCTCTACATCGTCGGCGTCTTCGTGTCCTTCAACCTCAGCCAGCTCGGCATGATCCGCCACTGGACGCGCCACCTGCGCACCGAGCAGGACCCGGCGGTGCGCCGGCGGATGATGCGCTCGCGCGCGATCAACACGTTCGGCCTCGGCATGACCGCGGTCGTCCTGGTGATCGTGCTGCTGACCAAGTTCCTCGCCGGCGCGTGGATCACGATCCTCGCCATGGGCTTCTTCTTCCTGCTGATGAAGGCGATCGGACGCCACTACGCCCGGGTCGAGCTCGAGCTCGCCGCCGACGAGCAGGACAAGGTGATGCCGACGCGCGTCCACGCGATCGTGCTCGCCTCCAAGCTCCACAAGCCGACGCTGCGCGCGCTCGCGTTCGCGCGGGCGACCCGCCCCAACGTGCTCGAGGCGATCTACGTCAGCATCGACGCCAAGGCCACCAACCGGCTGCTGGAGGAGTGGGACGACCGGCACCTCGACATCCCGCTCAAGGTGCTCCACTCGCCCTACCGCGAGGTGGTCCGGCCGATCGTCGAGTACACCCAGGAGATCCGGCGCGCGTCGCCTCGCGGGGTCGTCGCGGTCTACATCCCCGAGTACGTCGTCGGGCGCTGGTGGGAGCAGCTGCTTCACAACCAGACCGCCCTGCGCCTCAAGGGCCGCCTCCTGTTCACGCCCGGGGTCATGGTCATCTCCGTCCCCTACCAGCTGCGTTCCTCGCAGGTGGCGCGCGAGCGCGAGGCCCGCGACGAGGTCCGCGTCCACGCCGGCGACCTGCGCCGCGGACGGGTGCTCTCGCGCGGCGACTCGCCCCGCCGGAACGACGACCTGTGA
- a CDS encoding AAA family ATPase, translating to MPVLLHLNGPSGVGKSTLARAHAAAHPGTLLCDIDELRSWVSGWEDDFVGTGEAVRQTALALMTAYLRSGRDVVLPQLIVTPAQVERFEAAAAEAGATYVGVVLDVAPDTLLERLHAREVTPVTAVISRIIEERGGDPLVLEGRRQLLDLAGERDWPVVDTTDRDAALDALARLVD from the coding sequence GTGCCGGTACTCCTCCACCTCAACGGTCCCTCCGGCGTCGGCAAGTCGACCCTGGCCCGCGCGCACGCCGCCGCCCACCCCGGGACGCTGCTGTGCGACATCGACGAGCTGCGGTCGTGGGTGTCGGGCTGGGAGGACGACTTCGTCGGCACCGGCGAGGCGGTCCGGCAGACCGCGCTCGCACTGATGACGGCCTACCTCCGCAGCGGGCGCGACGTGGTGCTCCCCCAGCTCATCGTGACCCCGGCCCAGGTGGAGCGGTTCGAGGCGGCCGCGGCCGAGGCGGGAGCGACCTACGTCGGCGTCGTGCTCGACGTCGCGCCCGACACGCTGCTCGAGCGGCTCCACGCCCGCGAGGTCACGCCCGTCACCGCGGTGATCTCGCGGATCATCGAGGAGCGCGGGGGCGACCCGCTGGTCCTCGAGGGACGCCGGCAGCTCCTCGACCTGGCGGGCGAGCGGGACTGGCCGGTGGTCGACACCACCGACCGGGACGCGGCGCTCGACGCGCTCGCCCGGCTGGTCGACTAG